Within the Agromyces ramosus genome, the region TACGCGACGGCGGCCCAAGCCGTGAAGGAGGCCACGGGCTCGTACATCTCGAACCTCGGCGCCACCCAGGCCGGCCAGATGATCGGCTTCTTCTGGCAGGCCGGGGTCAAGCCCTTCGGCTACGACGGAGAGGAGACGGTGAAGATCGACGTCAACAGCGACGAGGCCAAGGAGGTCGCGACCTACTGGACCGACCTGATCCAGCAGGATCTCATCTCGACCGACGTCGACTTCCAGGACGAGTGGTACCAGGGCCTCGCCAGCGGGAAGTACGCGGGCTGGCTCACCGCCGCCTGGGGTCCGATCTTCCTCCAGGGCACGGCCGAGGGCACGACGGGCCTCTGGCGGGCCGCGCCGCTGCCGCAGTGGCAGGAGGGCGATGAGGTCTCGGGCAACTGGGGCGGCTCGTCCGACGCGGTGCTCGCGGACAGCGAGAACCCGATCGCCGCGTACGAGCTCGCGAAGTTCATCAACAGCGATGAGGAATCGGCGATGAAGCTCGCGACGGAGCAGTTCCTCTTCCCGCCGCAGGTCTCGGTGCTGGAGGATCCCGCGTTCGTCGACCAGGAGTCGGAGTTCTACGGTGGCCAGCAGGTCAACAAGCTGTTCTCCGAGATCTCGGAGACGGTGGACACCGACTTCCAGTGGCTCCCGTTCATGGACTACGTGTACTCGAGCTACGAGGAGACGATCGGCACCGTCATCGCCGACAAGGGCGACATCGCCGCGGCGCTCGACGAGTGGCAGGACCAGCTCGTCGCCTACGCGGAGGACCAGGGCTTCACCGTCGAGTGAGCCCGTGAGGCGCCCGCCGCACCGCACCGCACCGCGGGCGCCTCACGCCCCTGGCCCGAATCCACGATCAGAAGGAGCCGCCATGTCGCAAACCCCGGCGCTCAGAGCCGAGCGCCCCGCCGCACCGCCGTCGCCGTCAGTTGCCAGGCGCGGTGCGAGCACGGCGAAGCGCAAGCAGTACCGTGCCGCCTACCTCTTCCTCCTCCCGTTCTTCGTCGTGTTCATCACGATGCTCGTTGTACCCCTCGTCTACTCGGGTTACCTGAGCCTGTTCGAGAGCAAGCTCATCGGCGGCGACGTCTTCGCCGGCCTCGCGAACTACGTTCGCGCCCTGCAGGACTCCGCGTTCCTGGCGAGCATCGGCCGTATGGGCCTGTTCTTCGTCGTCCAGGTGCCGATCATGCTCGGCCTGGCGCTGTTCCTCGCCCTCGCGCTCGACACGGGCCGCGCTCGCGGCTCGAAGGGCGTGCGGCTGCTCGTGTTCATGCCGTACGCCGTGCCCGCGGTGGTCGCCACGCTGATGTGGGGCTACCTGTACGGTCCCGACTTCGGTCCGATCGCCCAGATCGCGCGGGGCGTCGGCCTCGGCACGCCCGACTTCCTCTCGCCCGAGAACATCCTCGGTTCGATGATGAACATCGTCACGTGGGAGTTCGTCGGCTACAACATGATCATCATGTACGCGGCGCTGCGGTCGATCCCGGGCGAGCTCTACGAGGCGGCCGAGATCGACGGCGCCGGCCAGTGGCGCATCGCGTGGAGCGTGAAGATCCCCGCGATCCGCCCGGCGATCCTGCTGACCGTGATCTTCTCGATCATCGGCACGTTCCAGCTCTTCGCCGAGCCGAGCCTGCTGAACGCGATCGCGCCCGATGCCATCACGAACTCGTTCACGCCGAACTACTACGCCTACAACCTCGCGTTCATCAACCAGGAGCTCAACTACGCGGCCGCGATCGCGTTCCTCCTCGGCATCTTCATCGCGATCGTGTCGTACATCGTGCAGCTCAGCACACAACGGCGTGAGCGCCGCGAGAGGGGGATGTCATGACCTCGCTCGACACGCGGGCCGCCGTGGCCATCGACGACGATGCCGCAGGCAGGCGTCGCGCGAAGCGCAGCTTCGACCCGAAGAAGCGACGCAGCGTGCTGCTCACGGTGCTGCTCTGGCTGTGCGTGCTCTACTTCGTGCTGCCGCTCTGGTGGCTGCTCGTCTCGGCGACGAAGGACAACTCCGCGTTGTTCTCGACGTTCGGCCTGTGGTTCGGCGGCGGCTTCTCGTTCGCCGAGAACCTGGAGACCCTGTTCACCGTGCGCGACGGCATCTTCACGCGGTGGCTCGTGAACACGCTCGTGTATTCGCTCACGGCCGCCGCCGGCGCCACGCTCCTCGCGACCATGGCGGGATACGCGTTCGCGAAGTACGACTTCCCGGGCAAGAAGGCGCTCTTCAGCGCCACGCTCGGCGCCGTGATGATCCCACTCACCGCATTGGCGCTGCCGACGTACCTGCTGTTCTCGCAGGCCGGCCTGACCGATACGCCGTGGGCGGTCATCATCCCGTCGCTCGTCTCGCCGTTCGGGGTGTACCTCATGCGCGTGTACGCGGCGGACGCCGTCGACGACAGCCTCATCGAGGCGGCCCGCGTCGACGGCGCCGGCGAGTTCCGCATCTTCTGGCAGGTGGGACTTCGCCTGCTCGGACCGGGCCTCGTCACCGTGTTCCTCTTCTCGCTCGTCGCGACCTGGAACAACTACTTCCTGCCGCTGATCATGCTGAACACCTCCGACCTGTACCCGGTCACGGTGGGCCTCGCGCAGCTCCAGGCGGCGGCCTCGGCGGGCGGCGGGTCGCAGGCGTTGTTCTCGACGGTCATCACCGGGTCGTTCGTCTCGATCCTCCCGCTGATCGTCGCCTTCCTGTTCCTGCAGCGCTACTGGCAGTCGGGGCTCGCGACCGGCAGTGTCAAGGGCTGAGCGGATGCCCCGCGACCATCACCCACGAGGAGGACAGACGTTTGATCTGGTACGGCGGCGACTACAACCCCGAGCAATGGCCGAGGGACGTGTGGGACGAGGACGTGCGCCTCATGCAGCGCGGCGGCATCACGCTCGCCACGGTCGGGGTGTTCTCGTGGGCTCGCCTCGAGCCGCGCGAGGGCGAGTACGACTTCGGGTGGCTCGACGAGCTGCTCGACCTGCTGCACGCGAACGGCGTGCGCGTCGACCTGGCCACCGCCACCGCGTCGCCGCCGCCATGGCTCGCGCTGCGGCATCCCGAGACCCTGCCCGTGACCGTCGATGGCGTGCGGCTCGGTGTCGGCAGCCGGCAGCAGTACTGCCCGAGCTCGCCCGTGTATCGCGCGAAGGCCGGCGAGCTCGTGCGGCGCCTCGTCGAGCGGTACGCCGGCCATCCGGCACTCGAGCTCTGGCACGTCAACAACGAGTACGGATGCCACGTGAGCCACTGCTACTGCGAGGTGTCGGCGGCCGCGTTCCGCGAGTGGCTGCGCGTGAAGTACGGCACGGTCGAGGAGCTCAATCGTGCGTGGGGAACGGCGTTCTGGTCGCAGCGCTACGACGCGTTCGAGGAGGTCGAGCCGCCGCGCGCCGCCCCGACGTTCAAGAACCCGACCCAGCTGCTCGACTTCGACCGCTTCTCGAGCGACGAGCTGCTGGCCTGCTACCTGGCGGAGGTCGGGGTGATCCGTGCGGGATCCGGCGTGCCGATCACGACGAACTTCATGGGCTTCTTCAAGGCGGTCGACTACTGGGCGTGGGGCGCCGCACGTCGACATCGTGTCGGATGACACGTATCCAGACCCCGCGGATCCGATCTCGCCGGCCTACGCGGCCATGGTGCGCGACCTCATGCGGTCGCTCGGCGGGGGAGCGCCGTGGCTGCTCATGGAGCAGTCGCCGAGTGCGGTGAACTGGCGGGCCCGGAATGCCGTGAAGGCGCCGGGCCAGATGCGGGCGTGGTCGCACCAGGCGGTGGCGCGCGGCGCCGACGGCATCCTGTTCTTCCAGTGGCGGCAGTCGGCGGCCGGGTCGGAGAAGTTCCACTCGGGGATGGTGCCGCACGGCGGCACCGACACCCGGGTGTGGCGCGAGATCGAGCAGCTCGGCGCCGAGTTGCGGCAGCTGTCGGGTGCGGAGCCGGGGGTCGAGGGAAGCCGGGTCGCGGCGAGCGTCGCGATCGCGCTCGACTGGCACAGCTGGTGGGCGGTCGAGCAGCCCGCGTCGCCGACGACCGTCTCGTACGTCGAGACCCTGTTCGCGTGGCATCGGGCGCTCACGTCGCTCGGCGTCACGGTCGACTTCGTGCGTGCCGACGCCGACCTCTCGGCGTACCGCGTCGTCGTCGTGCCGACCCACTTCGTCGCCACCGATGCGCAGCTCGAGAGCCTTGCGGCGTTTGCCGAGGCGGGCGGCACCCTCGTGGTCGGCTTCGGCACCGCGATCACCGATCAAGACCTGCACGTGCGACTGGGCGGTTACCTCGGCGAGCGGCTGCGGCAGGTGCTCGGCGTCTGGATCGAGGAGTTCGCGCCGCCCGCCGCGCCCGATCTGCGGGCGGCTGGCGGCGGTGCAGCGCCTCCGGTGGCGTTCGAGGGCGAGCTGCTCGGCGGCAGCGTGAGCGGCAGTGTCTGGAGCGAGTTCGTGCGCGTCGATGGCGCGGAGGTCGTGGCGACCTTCACAGCGGGCGCGCTCGCCGGGTGGCCAACGGTGACACGACGCGCAGCCGGCGAGGGAAGCGCGTGGTACGTCGCGACCCTCCCCGAGCCGGCGGCATTGCGCCGGCTCGTCGAGCACGTGCTCCGCGGGGCCGGCGTCGAGCTGCCCGCGCCGGTCACGAGCGGCGAGCGGGTCGAGGTCGTGCGCCGTGGTGAGCTGACCTTCGTCATCAACCACGGGGCGGATGCCGCGGAGCTTCGGCTCGACGGCACCGACGTGCTCACCGGGTCGCCGGCGGCGGGCCTGGTGCTCGGGCCGCAGGGGGTCGCGATCGTCAGGCGGTGAGCACCGCCCCCGCCCGGCCGGGCCCCATCACGCGGCTCACGCCGAGCCGCTCCAGGGCGCGGGCGCGAGCACCCAGCACACCTCGGCCGGTGCGTCGTCCTCGGCGTGCCAGGTGTGCGGCTCCCGGCCGGGGAACGTCAGGGCGTCACCGGTCTCGAGTCGCACCGAGCGGTCGGCGAATCGCACGGTGACCGCCCCCGCGATGACGTGGAGCACTTCGATGTCGCAGTTCACGGTGTAGAGCTCGTGCCCACCGTGTGCGCCGGGTTCGAGGGCGGAGCGGATGAGCTGCACTCGCGATTCGCCGCGCGGCGACATGAGGAGCTCGCTGACGCCGACGCCGCCGAGGTTGATGTGGGGTGCGTCGGCGTGCGTGATGCGCTGGATCTCGGGTTCGGCGAAGAGCGCGCCGACCGGCAGCGAGAGCACTTGGCACAGCTGCACGAGGGTGGCGACGCTCGGCGAGGTCTCGTCGCGTTCGACTCGGCTGAGGAATCCCTTGCTGAGTCCGCTCGACTCGGCGACCTGGGCGAGGGTGAGCCCCTGTGCGATGCGAGTGCTCCGCAGCTTCGCGCCGATCGGGGTGCCGATCGCGTCGGCGCTGGGGTGGATGGGACGCATGAGGTCTCCTCCCTTGACGGCGGCGGCGACCGCGGCATACAGTGGCCGCAGGTTTTCTCAACAGTACTGAAAGTTTCGTAATATGCAACCTACTCCCGAAGAGCCGCGCGACCGCGACATCCGCGGCCCCGTCGATGCGAGCGTCGTACCGCGCTTCGCCGGCATCGCGACCTTCGCCCGCCTGCCGCGCCTCGACGAGGTCGGCCGGGCACACGTCGCGATCGCCGGCGTGCCGTTCGACAGTGGCGTGAGCTACCGGCCGGGCGCCCGGTTCGGCCCCGCGCACGTGCGAGAGGCCTCGCGGCTCCTCCGCCCCTACAACCCCGCACAAGACGTCTTCCCGTTCGGTGCGCAGCAGGTGGCGGATGCCGGCGACATCGTCGCCAACCCATTCGACATCGCCGAGGCGGTGCGCCAGATCGAGGCGGGTGCGCTCGATCTCGCCCGGCACGCCGACAAGCTCGTGGCGATCGGCGGCGACCACACCATCGCGCTGCCGCTGCTGCGCGCCGTGCACGCGAAGCACGGCCCCGTCGCGGTGCTGCACTTCGACGCGCACCTCGACACCTGGGACACCTACTTCGGCGCCCCGACCACGCACGGCACGCCGTTCCGACGTGCGTCGGAGGAGGGTCTCATCGACCTCACGGCGAGCATGCACGTCGGCATCCGCGGCCCGCTGTACGCGAAGAGCGACCTCGACGACGACGAGCGACTCGGGTTCTCGATCGTCACGAGCGAGTACCTCGAGGAGAACGGCCTCGCCGCCGCGATCGACCGCATGCGCGCCCGCATCGGCGATGCGCCGCTGTACATCTCGATCGACATCGACGTGCTCGACCCCGCGCACGCCCCGGGCACCGGTACCCCCGAGGCCGGTGGGCTCACGAGCCGCGAGCTGCTGCGCATGATCCGATCACTCGCCGACCGCAACATCGTCGGCGCCGATGTCGTCGAGGTCGCCCCCGCGTACGACCACGCCCAGCTCACCGCAGTCGCGGCGAGCCACGTCGCCTACGAGCTCATCAGCGCCATGGCGCCGCGCGCATAGCCCTTCCGACGCGCCCGACACCCGACACCCGACACCCGACACCCGACAGAAGAACCCGAGGCGAAGGAGCCGCACCGATGACCGACCAGACCGAACCGAACCGCGAGGCGGTGCTGGCCGCGGCATCCGAGATCGTCGACGCCTTCGCCGCGACCGACGGCGAGCGCTACTTCGCAGCCTTCGCGCCCGAGGCGACGTTCCTGTTCCACACCGAGCCCGAACGGCTGGCCGACCGGGCCTCGTACGAGCGGCTCTGGGCGGGCTGGGTCGAGGGCGGCTGGCGCGTCGTCTCGTGCACGTCGAGCGACCCGCTCGTGCAGACGTTCCCCGGCGGCGCGGTGTTCACGCACTCGGTCGCGACGACCGTCGACACCGGCGGGGGCACCGAGTCCTACCGCGAGCGCGAGACGATCGTCTTCCGCGTCGAAGG harbors:
- a CDS encoding carbohydrate ABC transporter permease, yielding MTSLDTRAAVAIDDDAAGRRRAKRSFDPKKRRSVLLTVLLWLCVLYFVLPLWWLLVSATKDNSALFSTFGLWFGGGFSFAENLETLFTVRDGIFTRWLVNTLVYSLTAAAGATLLATMAGYAFAKYDFPGKKALFSATLGAVMIPLTALALPTYLLFSQAGLTDTPWAVIIPSLVSPFGVYLMRVYAADAVDDSLIEAARVDGAGEFRIFWQVGLRLLGPGLVTVFLFSLVATWNNYFLPLIMLNTSDLYPVTVGLAQLQAAASAGGGSQALFSTVITGSFVSILPLIVAFLFLQRYWQSGLATGSVKG
- a CDS encoding YybH family protein; protein product: MTDQTEPNREAVLAAASEIVDAFAATDGERYFAAFAPEATFLFHTEPERLADRASYERLWAGWVEGGWRVVSCTSSDPLVQTFPGGAVFTHSVATTVDTGGGTESYRERETIVFRVEGATDAASPRLIAVHEHLSPMPDAAHAS
- a CDS encoding beta-galactosidase, which codes for MSDDTYPDPADPISPAYAAMVRDLMRSLGGGAPWLLMEQSPSAVNWRARNAVKAPGQMRAWSHQAVARGADGILFFQWRQSAAGSEKFHSGMVPHGGTDTRVWREIEQLGAELRQLSGAEPGVEGSRVAASVAIALDWHSWWAVEQPASPTTVSYVETLFAWHRALTSLGVTVDFVRADADLSAYRVVVVPTHFVATDAQLESLAAFAEAGGTLVVGFGTAITDQDLHVRLGGYLGERLRQVLGVWIEEFAPPAAPDLRAAGGGAAPPVAFEGELLGGSVSGSVWSEFVRVDGAEVVATFTAGALAGWPTVTRRAAGEGSAWYVATLPEPAALRRLVEHVLRGAGVELPAPVTSGERVEVVRRGELTFVINHGADAAELRLDGTDVLTGSPAAGLVLGPQGVAIVRR
- a CDS encoding ABC transporter substrate-binding protein translates to MKKARRTAVTLVGGAVSIGMLLTGCTPDAGGGTTDGPITDEQREEALSTPTELTFWTWVPDIENEVALFEEKYPEIDVTVENVGQGLPHYQKLRSAIEAGEGAPDVAQIEYQYIPSFVLPESLLDLRPYGADDLSGEYVDWAWNQVSPDDPVWAIPQDVGPMGNLYREDILAQAGITEPPATWDEYATAAQAVKEATGSYISNLGATQAGQMIGFFWQAGVKPFGYDGEETVKIDVNSDEAKEVATYWTDLIQQDLISTDVDFQDEWYQGLASGKYAGWLTAAWGPIFLQGTAEGTTGLWRAAPLPQWQEGDEVSGNWGGSSDAVLADSENPIAAYELAKFINSDEESAMKLATEQFLFPPQVSVLEDPAFVDQESEFYGGQQVNKLFSEISETVDTDFQWLPFMDYVYSSYEETIGTVIADKGDIAAALDEWQDQLVAYAEDQGFTVE
- a CDS encoding carbohydrate ABC transporter permease, whose protein sequence is MSQTPALRAERPAAPPSPSVARRGASTAKRKQYRAAYLFLLPFFVVFITMLVVPLVYSGYLSLFESKLIGGDVFAGLANYVRALQDSAFLASIGRMGLFFVVQVPIMLGLALFLALALDTGRARGSKGVRLLVFMPYAVPAVVATLMWGYLYGPDFGPIAQIARGVGLGTPDFLSPENILGSMMNIVTWEFVGYNMIIMYAALRSIPGELYEAAEIDGAGQWRIAWSVKIPAIRPAILLTVIFSIIGTFQLFAEPSLLNAIAPDAITNSFTPNYYAYNLAFINQELNYAAAIAFLLGIFIAIVSYIVQLSTQRRERRERGMS
- a CDS encoding helix-turn-helix domain-containing protein, with amino-acid sequence MRPIHPSADAIGTPIGAKLRSTRIAQGLTLAQVAESSGLSKGFLSRVERDETSPSVATLVQLCQVLSLPVGALFAEPEIQRITHADAPHINLGGVGVSELLMSPRGESRVQLIRSALEPGAHGGHELYTVNCDIEVLHVIAGAVTVRFADRSVRLETGDALTFPGREPHTWHAEDDAPAEVCWVLAPAPWSGSA
- the speB gene encoding agmatinase, which codes for MQPTPEEPRDRDIRGPVDASVVPRFAGIATFARLPRLDEVGRAHVAIAGVPFDSGVSYRPGARFGPAHVREASRLLRPYNPAQDVFPFGAQQVADAGDIVANPFDIAEAVRQIEAGALDLARHADKLVAIGGDHTIALPLLRAVHAKHGPVAVLHFDAHLDTWDTYFGAPTTHGTPFRRASEEGLIDLTASMHVGIRGPLYAKSDLDDDERLGFSIVTSEYLEENGLAAAIDRMRARIGDAPLYISIDIDVLDPAHAPGTGTPEAGGLTSRELLRMIRSLADRNIVGADVVEVAPAYDHAQLTAVAASHVAYELISAMAPRA
- a CDS encoding beta-galactosidase, with product MIWYGGDYNPEQWPRDVWDEDVRLMQRGGITLATVGVFSWARLEPREGEYDFGWLDELLDLLHANGVRVDLATATASPPPWLALRHPETLPVTVDGVRLGVGSRQQYCPSSPVYRAKAGELVRRLVERYAGHPALELWHVNNEYGCHVSHCYCEVSAAAFREWLRVKYGTVEELNRAWGTAFWSQRYDAFEEVEPPRAAPTFKNPTQLLDFDRFSSDELLACYLAEVGVIRAGSGVPITTNFMGFFKAVDYWAWGAARRHRVG